CCAACAACGACGCCCGCGCGCCGGAGAAAGGCATCGACATGTTGATCCTGCATTACACAGGCATGGCTTCAACTGAGGCCGCGCTCGACCGGCTTTGCGATCCCGAATCCAAGGTCAGCGCCCACTATCTCATCGACGAGCGTGGAACCGTTTATCGCCTGGTTCCGGATCAGCGCCGCGCTTGGCACGCCGGTGTTAGTGCCTGGGCCGGTGATACCGACATTAACGACCGCTCCCTCGGCATCGAGCTTGCCAACCCGGGGCATGAGTTCGGCTACGTGCCGTTTCCCGAGGCCCAGATGGCCAGCCTGGAAACTCTGGCCCAGGACATCTGTCAGCGCCACAGCATTCCTGCACGCCGCGTGCTCGGCCATGCCGACGTGGCGCCCTCGCGTAAACAGGACCCCGGTGAGTTCTTCGATTGGCACCGCTTAGCGGCCAGAAGAATCGGGCTGTGGCCGCAAATGAAAATCATCGTCCCACCTAGCCCGGCCCTGGGGCCAGGCGACAGCGGCCAAAGAGTGCTGAAAGCACAGGCAACCCTCGCAGCATATGGCTACGGCATCGAGATCACCGGCGAATATGACCAGCAGACAGTTGACGTCGTAGTCGCCTTTCAGCGACATTTCCGGCCGCAAGCGGTAGACGGCGCCTTCGACCAAACGACAGAAGCAGCTTTGCGCAATTTGGTGCGCATGGTTACTTGAGCCGACCGATTGATCCTCACCCTTTGAATTTGTCCACGTCCTATCATCAGGAATTAGAAGAGGATCAGTCACGGGAATCAAACGTCACGAACCAGAACAAATCATGAGTAAGCTACACCAGGTAGAGGCACTCGTGGGCCAAGCATGACGCACATCAATGCTCCATTCTCGGCCTCATCGTAATTTAACAGGTTATCCTGAATTCGCCGATCGCAACCGTAAACTTGGGATGTAACCGAGTAAAAACATCGACTTGTACACGGTCTTGATGGCCCCGCGCACGGCGCGCGTGCCAACCCTTCGACAATGCGTCATGCAGAACCAGGACTCTCCTTATGAGTGAGGGAGCCAAGGGGCCCAGGTCACTAAGCAGGCAGCGTACCGACGAACTCCGCGATGATGGTGCGCTAATTCGAGACAGGCTTGTAGAACACACTGTGGCGCTTGCGGCGCGTTAGCCACCAGCCATATTGCACGGGCCAGTGCTCCATCTCGGGGTCGCAACCGAGAAACTCGGCGGCGCGCAAGGGCCAATAGGGATCGGTCAGCGCCTCGCGGCCGATGGCGATGAGGTCGGCCTGGCCGGCCTGCAGAATCGCTTCCGCCTGCTGGCCGTGGGTGATTAGCCCAACGGCCTGGGTCATGAGTTTCGCCTCGCGGCGCACCTGCTCGGCGAACGGCACCTGATAGCCCGGCTCGCGCTTCACACTTGCTGCCGTCACCGCGCCAACAATACCGCCCGATGAGCAATCTATCACATCAACGCCGAGCGCCTTGAGCTCCTTCGCAAACGCCACCGAGTCCTCTATCTCCCAGCCGCCCTCGATGCCATCAACGGACGAGATGCGGAAGAAAAGCGGCTTGTCGTCGGGCCAGACCGCGCGTACGGCCTCGGTGACCTCCAAGGCCAACCGCATGCGTCCCGTACGGTCGCCGCCATAGGCGTCGTTGCGCTGGTTGCCTATGGGGCTGAGGAAGCTCTGGATGAGATAGCCGTGAGCGCCGTGCACCTCGGCGATATCGAAGCCAGCCGCCAATGCACGGCGCGCCGCAGCCGCAAAATCGTCCACGAGTTCGGCGATCTCGCCCGTGCTCAGCGCCTCGGGCACAACCCAGTCGTCATTGACCGGGACAGCGCTCGGGCCAACCGGTTGCCATTGCAGATCACCGCGCGCCAGATCGCCGTCGTCGAGCGGACCGTTTCCGTTCCAAGGCCTCTGCATGCTCGCTTTGCGCCCGCCATGGGCCAG
The Alphaproteobacteria bacterium genome window above contains:
- a CDS encoding N-acetylmuramoyl-L-alanine amidase → MVTQSGAPQTASPTPLIDRPSPNNDARAPEKGIDMLILHYTGMASTEAALDRLCDPESKVSAHYLIDERGTVYRLVPDQRRAWHAGVSAWAGDTDINDRSLGIELANPGHEFGYVPFPEAQMASLETLAQDICQRHSIPARRVLGHADVAPSRKQDPGEFFDWHRLAARRIGLWPQMKIIVPPSPALGPGDSGQRVLKAQATLAAYGYGIEITGEYDQQTVDVVVAFQRHFRPQAVDGAFDQTTEAALRNLVRMVT
- a CDS encoding NADH:flavin oxidoreductase/NADH oxidase, translated to MVTDSPRPAPLLFTPLELRDVTVRNRIVISPMATYSAAEGMAMDWHTVHLGQYALGGAGLIFMEATAVQKRGRITHGDVGLWHDGQIGPIAKIVHFLKEHGAVAAVQLAHGGRKASMQRPWNGNGPLDDGDLARGDLQWQPVGPSAVPVNDDWVVPEALSTGEIAELVDDFAAAARRALAAGFDIAEVHGAHGYLIQSFLSPIGNQRNDAYGGDRTGRMRLALEVTEAVRAVWPDDKPLFFRISSVDGIEGGWEIEDSVAFAKELKALGVDVIDCSSGGIVGAVTAASVKREPGYQVPFAEQVRREAKLMTQAVGLITHGQQAEAILQAGQADLIAIGREALTDPYWPLRAAEFLGCDPEMEHWPVQYGWWLTRRKRHSVFYKPVSN